The Sphingobium sp. BYY-5 genome contains a region encoding:
- a CDS encoding XdhC family protein, whose amino-acid sequence MNDNGAVIRKAIEWRGAPMALATVISTWGSAPRPRGSHMIVHQDGRLEGSISGGCVETDVLQRAAEVIAGRAAHVQRYGVADGDAWDVGLPCGGEIAVLIQPVSEDGFAPHLFDRILAESGRGRALTLATDLATGVTREEGEEDAFLNRYDPPRQLLIVGAVQIAQSLVPLAQAIGVTPVVIDPRGRFLTEERFPGVELDDRWPDEAIAARFPGEATAVVTLSHDIKIDDPALAAGLRAPTGYVAALGSLRSHAARLDRLGAMGFGAGDLARINGPAGLDIGAVGPAEIALSITAGMVASFNAKG is encoded by the coding sequence TTGAATGACAATGGCGCGGTGATCCGCAAGGCGATCGAATGGCGCGGTGCGCCGATGGCGCTTGCGACGGTCATTTCCACCTGGGGGTCGGCGCCACGCCCGCGCGGCAGCCATATGATCGTCCATCAGGACGGCCGGTTGGAGGGCAGTATTTCGGGCGGCTGCGTCGAGACGGACGTGCTACAGCGCGCGGCGGAGGTGATCGCCGGACGGGCTGCCCATGTCCAGCGTTACGGCGTGGCCGATGGCGATGCCTGGGATGTGGGGCTACCCTGCGGCGGTGAAATTGCCGTGCTGATCCAGCCGGTAAGCGAGGACGGCTTTGCACCGCACCTGTTCGATCGCATTCTGGCCGAAAGCGGGCGGGGACGGGCGCTGACGCTCGCCACCGATCTGGCGACCGGCGTGACCCGTGAGGAGGGGGAGGAAGACGCCTTCCTCAACCGCTATGATCCGCCGCGCCAGTTGCTGATCGTGGGCGCGGTTCAGATCGCCCAGTCGCTGGTGCCTCTGGCGCAGGCGATCGGGGTGACGCCGGTGGTGATCGACCCGCGCGGCCGTTTCCTGACGGAAGAGCGTTTCCCCGGCGTCGAACTGGACGATCGCTGGCCCGACGAAGCGATCGCGGCCCGCTTCCCCGGTGAAGCGACGGCGGTCGTCACCTTGAGCCACGACATCAAGATCGACGACCCGGCGCTGGCGGCGGGGCTGCGTGCGCCGACCGGTTATGTAGCGGCACTGGGGTCACTGCGCAGCCATGCGGCGCGGCTGGACCGGTTGGGCGCGATGGGGTTCGGTGCGGGGGATCTGGCGCGGATCAACGGCCCGGCGGGGCTGGATATTGGCGCGGTCGGACCAGCGGAAATCGCCCTGTCGATCACGGCGGGCATGGTAGCGAGCTTCAACGCGAAGGGCTGA
- a CDS encoding transglycosylase domain-containing protein → MEEARSETAPTSFAYRLRRDAGGILGRLRPLWGRRLFRWGAILIGGVCIAYLLFWLIFARGLPDAATLLEYEPPLPTMVRDINGQPVHSYARERRVQLQYSDYPPLLIRAYLAAEDKTFFEHHGVDLPGFAGAVFDYASKLGSGQRARGGSTITQQVAKNLLIGDEYSPTRKVKEMILAWRMENVLSKQQILELYLNQIFLGRNAYGVQAAARAYFDKDVADLTLPEMAYLAILPKGPANYRPENQTGHARALDRRNWALGEMLKNGWITAAQRDEAAAQPLGTVAAHSSGFDARAGGYYMEEVRRRLIQLFGEKAEDGPNSVYAGGLWVRSPYDPVMQDSVATALRNGLLRFDAGRGWSGPVGQVNVANGWERELAASYIDVDYAEWRIAVIISRSASDAQIGFADGTTGTLPASAAQLPYRKTGGSAFSAMQPGDLIVVARNGSSWALRNIPEVSGGMVAEEVHSGRIRAMQGGFDSRLSSYNRATQALRQPGSTIKPFVYAAALDNGMTPASIIVDGPLCVYQGTGLGQKCFRNFSGGSAGPQTMRWGVEQSRNLMTVRAASQTGMDRVVRTIKAMGIGDYQPYLSFALGAGETTVERMVNAYAALANQGRQFPSKVMDYVQDRHGKVIWPQRWRPCDGCNMANWDGKPMPRFGMEGKQVMNPMTAYQVVHITEGVIQRGTATVLADLNRPLFGKTGTTNGPTNVWFVGGSPDLVAGIYIGYDQPRSLGGWAQGGRIAAPIWKAAMAPILETMPKTPFIAPAGVRMVAIDRRSGKRVYGAWPTTDPKPAVIWEAFKPESEPRRSIRKEEAEAQAKVADQRAAAAVSRGRQRTDADFLEGQGGIY, encoded by the coding sequence ATGGAAGAGGCCCGTTCCGAAACCGCCCCGACGTCCTTCGCCTATCGCCTGCGCCGCGACGCCGGTGGCATATTGGGCCGGCTCCGCCCGCTCTGGGGCCGCCGCCTGTTCCGCTGGGGTGCGATCCTGATCGGCGGCGTCTGCATCGCCTATCTTCTCTTCTGGCTGATCTTCGCGCGCGGCCTGCCCGATGCGGCGACACTGCTGGAATATGAACCGCCGTTGCCGACCATGGTGCGCGACATCAACGGCCAGCCGGTCCACAGCTATGCCCGCGAACGGCGCGTCCAGTTGCAATATAGCGATTATCCGCCGCTGCTGATCCGCGCCTATCTGGCGGCGGAGGACAAGACCTTCTTCGAACATCATGGCGTCGACCTGCCGGGCTTTGCCGGCGCGGTGTTCGACTATGCGAGCAAGCTGGGGTCGGGCCAGCGCGCGCGCGGCGGCTCCACCATCACCCAGCAGGTGGCCAAGAATCTACTGATCGGCGACGAATATTCGCCGACCCGCAAGGTGAAGGAGATGATCCTCGCCTGGCGCATGGAAAATGTGCTGTCGAAGCAGCAGATCCTGGAACTCTACCTCAACCAGATTTTCCTGGGTCGCAACGCCTATGGTGTGCAGGCCGCCGCCCGCGCCTATTTCGACAAGGACGTGGCCGACCTCACCCTTCCTGAAATGGCCTATCTCGCCATCCTGCCCAAGGGGCCGGCCAACTATCGCCCCGAAAACCAGACCGGCCATGCACGCGCGCTGGACCGTCGCAACTGGGCGCTGGGCGAAATGCTCAAGAACGGCTGGATCACGGCCGCGCAGCGCGACGAGGCGGCCGCCCAGCCCCTCGGCACCGTCGCCGCGCACAGTTCCGGCTTCGATGCGCGCGCGGGCGGCTATTATATGGAAGAGGTGCGCCGCCGCCTGATCCAGCTATTCGGCGAAAAGGCGGAGGACGGCCCCAACAGCGTCTATGCCGGCGGCCTGTGGGTGCGCAGCCCCTATGATCCGGTGATGCAGGACAGTGTCGCGACCGCGCTGCGCAACGGCCTGCTGCGCTTCGACGCGGGGCGCGGATGGTCCGGCCCGGTCGGCCAGGTGAATGTCGCCAATGGCTGGGAACGCGAACTGGCCGCCAGCTATATCGATGTCGATTATGCGGAGTGGCGCATCGCCGTCATCATCAGCCGATCCGCGTCGGACGCGCAGATCGGCTTTGCCGACGGCACGACCGGCACATTGCCGGCCAGCGCGGCGCAACTCCCCTATCGCAAGACCGGTGGCTCGGCCTTCTCCGCGATGCAGCCCGGCGACCTGATCGTCGTCGCGCGCAACGGATCAAGCTGGGCGCTGCGCAACATCCCCGAAGTGTCCGGCGGCATGGTCGCGGAGGAAGTGCATTCGGGCCGTATCCGCGCGATGCAGGGCGGCTTCGATTCGCGCCTTTCCTCCTATAATCGCGCCACCCAGGCGCTGCGCCAGCCGGGATCGACCATCAAGCCGTTCGTCTATGCCGCGGCGCTCGACAATGGCATGACCCCGGCGTCGATCATCGTCGATGGCCCCTTGTGCGTCTATCAGGGCACGGGCCTGGGTCAGAAATGCTTCCGCAACTTCTCCGGCGGCAGCGCCGGGCCGCAGACGATGCGCTGGGGCGTCGAGCAATCGCGCAACCTGATGACCGTGCGCGCCGCCAGCCAGACCGGCATGGACCGCGTCGTGCGCACCATCAAGGCGATGGGAATCGGCGACTATCAGCCCTATCTCTCCTTCGCGCTGGGCGCTGGCGAAACGACGGTGGAGCGGATGGTGAACGCCTATGCGGCGCTGGCGAACCAGGGTCGGCAGTTCCCATCCAAGGTCATGGACTATGTGCAGGACCGGCATGGCAAGGTGATCTGGCCGCAGCGCTGGCGCCCCTGCGACGGATGCAACATGGCGAACTGGGACGGCAAGCCGATGCCCCGCTTCGGCATGGAGGGCAAACAGGTCATGAACCCGATGACCGCCTACCAGGTCGTCCACATCACCGAAGGCGTGATCCAGCGCGGCACCGCGACGGTGCTGGCCGACCTTAACCGTCCACTGTTCGGTAAGACCGGCACCACCAACGGCCCGACGAACGTCTGGTTCGTGGGCGGATCGCCCGACCTCGTCGCCGGCATCTATATCGGTTATGACCAGCCGCGCAGCCTGGGCGGCTGGGCGCAGGGTGGCCGCATCGCCGCACCGATCTGGAAAGCGGCGATGGCGCCGATCCTGGAAACCATGCCCAAGACGCCGTTCATCGCCCCGGCGGGCGTGCGCATGGTCGCCATCGACCGCCGATCAGGCAAGCGCGTCTATGGCGCCTGGCCGACCACCGACCCCAAACCTGCCGTCATCTGGGAAGCGTTCAAGCCCGAATCCGAACCCCGCCGCTCCATCCGCAAGGAGGAGGCCGAGGCCCAGGCCAAGGTCGCCGACCAGCGCGCCGCCGCCGCAGTCTCCCGCGGTCGTCAGAGGACGGACGCGGACTTCCTGGAAGGCCAGGGCGGGATTTATTGA
- a CDS encoding CstA-like transporter-associated (seleno)protein gives MSGLLDTLRRTARLMVGMPDYDAYLRHMADHHPNQSVMNRVQFFRDRQEARYGGKNGGRCC, from the coding sequence ATGAGCGGCCTTCTTGATACGCTCCGCCGCACCGCGCGCTTGATGGTTGGCATGCCAGATTATGACGCCTATCTGCGCCACATGGCCGATCATCACCCCAATCAGTCGGTGATGAACCGCGTCCAGTTTTTCCGGGATCGACAGGAAGCCCGCTATGGCGGCAAGAATGGTGGCCGTTGTTGCTAG
- a CDS encoding carbon starvation CstA family protein: MTRHIPWILIAIIGAVALTIVAVSRGEAVNALWIVVAAVSSFLVAYRYYALYIARHVMRLDPLRPTPAIRRADGLDYVATDRTVLFGHHFAAIAGAGPLVGPVLAAQMGYLPGTLWIIFGVVLAGAVQDFMILFISMRRDGKSLGELIRMEMGQVAGTIALFGAFMIMVIILAVLALIVVKALAESPWGMFTVAATVPLAMFMGVYTRWIRPGRIGEVSLLGLVGLLAAIIYGQAIAGSPVWGPAFTFTPVQLCWILIGYGAVASVLPVWLLLAPRDYLSTFLKIGAIAALAIGIVIMAPPLKMHAITQFAAGGGPVWSGGLFPFLFITIACGAVSGFHALIASGTTPKLIASEAHTPMIGYGAMLMEAFVAIMALVGASILDPGIYFTMNSPAALIGTDAASASAAVTAMGFPIAPDLIVQTAKDVGEHSIISRAGGAPTLAVAMAEIFSHVIGGPAMKAFWYHFAILFEALFILTAVDAGTRAGRFMLQDLIALAVPAFKETKSHVPGIIATGLTVAAWGFFLYQGVTDPLGGVNTLWPVFGISNQMLAAIALMLGTAVLFRMKRDRFAWVTLVPTAWLLICTLSAGWLKLFSADPKVGFLAHAAKFSAAADADEILSPAKSMAEMQRIIFNDRIDAALVALFLAVVLAILFFTVKTCLAARRVAAPTAREIPAQLVPAE; encoded by the coding sequence ATGACCCGGCATATTCCATGGATATTGATCGCCATCATCGGTGCAGTCGCCCTGACGATCGTGGCCGTGTCGCGCGGCGAGGCGGTCAATGCCCTCTGGATCGTGGTGGCGGCGGTCAGCAGCTTCTTGGTCGCCTATCGCTATTACGCCCTCTACATCGCCCGCCATGTGATGCGGCTCGACCCGTTGCGCCCCACCCCGGCCATTCGTCGCGCCGACGGCCTGGACTATGTCGCGACCGACCGCACCGTCCTGTTCGGCCACCATTTCGCGGCGATCGCGGGCGCGGGGCCGCTGGTCGGACCAGTGCTGGCGGCGCAGATGGGCTATCTGCCCGGCACGCTGTGGATCATCTTCGGCGTGGTGCTGGCCGGCGCGGTGCAAGACTTCATGATCCTGTTCATTTCCATGCGCCGCGACGGCAAATCGCTAGGCGAACTCATCCGTATGGAGATGGGCCAGGTTGCGGGCACCATCGCCCTGTTCGGCGCCTTCATGATCATGGTCATCATCCTCGCCGTGCTGGCGCTGATCGTGGTCAAGGCGCTGGCGGAAAGTCCGTGGGGCATGTTCACCGTCGCCGCCACCGTGCCGCTCGCCATGTTCATGGGCGTCTACACTCGATGGATACGGCCGGGGCGGATCGGTGAAGTGTCACTGCTCGGCCTGGTCGGTCTGCTCGCGGCAATCATCTATGGCCAGGCGATCGCTGGGTCGCCGGTCTGGGGGCCGGCCTTCACCTTCACCCCGGTCCAGCTCTGCTGGATATTGATCGGCTATGGCGCGGTTGCGTCGGTGCTGCCGGTCTGGCTGCTGCTGGCGCCACGCGACTATCTGTCGACCTTCCTCAAGATCGGCGCGATCGCGGCGCTGGCCATCGGCATCGTCATCATGGCCCCGCCGCTCAAGATGCACGCCATCACCCAGTTCGCCGCCGGGGGCGGGCCGGTCTGGTCGGGCGGCCTCTTCCCCTTCCTCTTCATCACCATCGCCTGCGGGGCGGTGTCAGGCTTCCACGCGCTCATCGCCAGCGGCACCACGCCCAAGTTGATCGCCAGCGAAGCCCATACCCCGATGATCGGCTATGGCGCGATGCTGATGGAGGCGTTTGTCGCGATCATGGCGCTGGTCGGCGCCTCGATCCTGGACCCCGGCATCTATTTCACGATGAACAGCCCCGCCGCGTTGATCGGCACCGATGCGGCCAGCGCATCGGCCGCCGTCACCGCCATGGGCTTCCCCATCGCGCCCGACCTGATAGTCCAGACGGCGAAGGATGTGGGCGAACATAGCATCATCAGCCGCGCGGGCGGCGCGCCGACGCTAGCTGTGGCGATGGCCGAAATCTTCAGCCATGTCATCGGCGGCCCGGCGATGAAGGCCTTCTGGTATCATTTCGCGATATTGTTCGAGGCGTTGTTCATCCTGACCGCCGTCGATGCGGGGACTCGCGCTGGCCGCTTCATGCTGCAGGATCTGATCGCGCTGGCTGTCCCCGCCTTCAAGGAAACGAAGAGCCATGTCCCCGGCATCATCGCTACAGGCCTGACCGTCGCGGCATGGGGCTTTTTCCTCTATCAGGGCGTCACCGATCCGCTGGGCGGGGTGAATACGCTCTGGCCGGTCTTCGGCATCTCCAACCAGATGCTCGCGGCAATCGCCCTGATGTTGGGCACGGCCGTTCTCTTCCGCATGAAGCGCGACCGGTTCGCATGGGTGACGCTGGTTCCCACCGCCTGGCTGTTGATCTGCACCCTGTCGGCCGGCTGGCTCAAGCTCTTCTCGGCCGATCCCAAGGTCGGGTTCCTCGCCCATGCCGCGAAATTCAGCGCGGCGGCCGACGCGGACGAGATACTCAGCCCGGCCAAGTCGATGGCGGAGATGCAGCGAATTATCTTCAACGACCGGATCGACGCGGCACTGGTCGCGCTGTTCCTGGCCGTCGTGCTGGCGATCCTGTTCTTCACCGTGAAGACCTGTCTCGCTGCGCGCCGGGTGGCCGCCCCCACGGCGCGTGAAATCCCGGCGCAATTGGTACCGGCCGAATGA
- a CDS encoding DUF2853 family protein — translation MAEDWSLDVKKYVPAADPAIITGIIRYCGIALQSRDASLVSFSDKTETGRVRENFLKKKLALTASDEELDSAIAAVGERMKGDRTKNRVTVYYLLAEHFGKLGLFDKSSSSSSAIPPVTKGPAVDEPTAPKTSDISDIAAAAKSGVADVTALGAAGVAAGAAGLAAGASAIKGTFSGSPSAAGIASGGGAQAFAGRVLDDVPVAKSGWGRWLPWLLLAAALLLLLWYLGLFRWGAGTHESAPSTTTPVAGSSVTPGNETAVAPATVTPTAPTEGAVAPATAAAAIPTGAGVTSEVRDGKPAVNVYFATGKTDVAPAFTPAAASLKSYLDKNAGSKLTVSGFNDKTGNAALNAELSKNRAKAVEAALVASGIPAGAIELVKPSDATDVSTSNAGARRVEVVVK, via the coding sequence ATGGCAGAAGATTGGTCCCTTGATGTTAAAAAATATGTCCCGGCTGCTGATCCAGCGATCATTACCGGAATCATTCGATATTGTGGCATTGCCTTGCAAAGCCGTGATGCCTCGTTGGTATCATTTAGCGATAAAACCGAAACAGGGCGTGTCCGCGAAAATTTCCTGAAAAAGAAACTCGCTCTGACCGCATCCGATGAAGAGCTGGACAGCGCAATTGCCGCTGTTGGCGAACGGATGAAAGGGGATCGGACGAAGAATCGCGTCACGGTCTATTATCTGCTTGCCGAACATTTCGGGAAATTGGGGCTGTTCGACAAATCCTCATCGTCGTCGTCGGCCATTCCGCCTGTCACGAAGGGACCGGCCGTGGACGAGCCGACCGCTCCAAAGACGAGCGACATCTCGGATATCGCTGCCGCCGCCAAGTCCGGTGTGGCCGATGTCACCGCTCTGGGCGCGGCGGGTGTAGCCGCCGGAGCAGCCGGTCTTGCCGCTGGCGCGAGTGCGATCAAGGGCACGTTCAGCGGAAGCCCCTCGGCCGCAGGCATTGCGAGTGGAGGAGGCGCGCAGGCTTTCGCTGGCCGCGTGCTTGACGATGTGCCTGTCGCCAAATCAGGCTGGGGGCGCTGGTTGCCTTGGCTTCTGCTGGCGGCCGCCCTCCTTCTTCTGCTCTGGTATCTGGGCCTGTTCAGGTGGGGCGCAGGAACGCATGAGTCCGCTCCCTCCACCACCACGCCCGTGGCCGGCTCTTCGGTTACGCCTGGAAATGAGACGGCTGTGGCGCCTGCGACCGTCACGCCGACTGCACCGACAGAGGGAGCAGTCGCTCCCGCTACGGCCGCAGCGGCCATTCCGACCGGAGCCGGTGTGACGAGCGAGGTTCGCGACGGCAAGCCGGCGGTGAACGTCTATTTCGCCACCGGCAAGACTGACGTGGCACCCGCCTTCACGCCGGCGGCCGCGTCGCTCAAATCCTATCTGGACAAGAATGCTGGCAGCAAATTGACGGTATCCGGCTTCAACGACAAGACGGGCAACGCCGCACTCAACGCGGAATTGTCCAAGAACCGGGCAAAGGCCGTCGAAGCCGCGCTGGTTGCATCCGGCATCCCGGCAGGTGCGATCGAACTGGTCAAGCCGTCCGACGCCACGGACGTCAGCACCTCAAATGCCGGCGCACGGCGGGTGGAAGTCGTCGTCAAGTAA
- a CDS encoding S24 family peptidase, translating to MDDSQDARIALDRLIAERGENYADLSRLIGRNAAYIQQFIKRGTPRKLDEEDRRVLARYFGVSETMLGGASVGAVPPTRLRGLLAIVAVPRLALGASAGGGTLDEDERAAGVMAFDARWLRHLGVRPQRVSMIRVDGESMAPTLSDGDDIMVDHDDDADRLRDGVYVLRLDGVLMVKRIAMGPLRGRFSVVSDNPHYPDWADINPALVDIVGRVVWTGRRLN from the coding sequence ATGGATGACTCGCAGGACGCCCGGATCGCGCTGGATCGGCTGATTGCCGAACGGGGTGAGAATTATGCCGATCTCTCGCGGCTGATCGGCCGCAACGCGGCCTATATTCAGCAATTCATCAAGCGCGGCACCCCGCGCAAACTGGATGAAGAGGATCGGCGGGTGCTGGCGCGGTATTTCGGCGTGTCCGAAACGATGCTGGGCGGGGCGTCGGTGGGCGCTGTTCCGCCAACACGCTTGCGAGGGCTGCTGGCCATCGTCGCCGTGCCGCGTCTTGCGCTGGGCGCATCTGCGGGCGGCGGCACGCTGGACGAGGATGAACGGGCGGCGGGCGTGATGGCGTTTGACGCGCGCTGGCTGCGGCATCTGGGCGTGCGACCGCAGCGCGTGTCGATGATCCGGGTCGACGGCGAATCGATGGCGCCTACGCTGAGCGACGGCGACGACATCATGGTCGATCATGACGATGATGCGGATCGGTTGCGCGACGGCGTCTATGTGCTGCGGCTCGACGGCGTGCTGATGGTCAAGCGCATTGCCATGGGGCCGCTGCGCGGGCGGTTCAGCGTCGTCAGCGATAATCCCCATTATCCCGACTGGGCCGACATCAATCCCGCGCTGGTGGATATTGTCGGTCGCGTCGTCTGGACCGGCCGCCGCTTGAACTGA
- a CDS encoding N-acetylmuramoyl-L-alanine amidase, translated as MKFGWTADHHALHKRRMFQSLALASSILFSVPGSTGGIPNVDALSDRGVVRFDAPADMAARPRKRLHSITVPIPAASRGVALPRVEGVNDGARPLVVIDAGHGGHDPGAINKENGRREKDVTLAIAQAIRDQLVKSGRVRVALTRNDDRFLILEERYGIARKLGADLFISIHADAADNAEAHGATVYTLSETASDREAARLAARENRADIINGVNLGGQSGDVSSILIDLTQRESLNASASFARLLQREASPLMPFRSSYHRFASLIVLKAPDIPSVLFETGYISNGDDAAFLSSREGQDRIARGVARAIEVHFARQLATHGTAARN; from the coding sequence ATGAAATTTGGCTGGACGGCCGATCACCATGCGTTGCACAAGCGGCGCATGTTTCAGAGCCTTGCCCTGGCAAGCAGCATCCTTTTTTCCGTTCCCGGCAGCACGGGCGGAATTCCCAACGTCGATGCCCTGAGCGACAGGGGCGTCGTCCGCTTCGACGCGCCTGCCGACATGGCGGCGCGGCCGCGCAAACGCCTGCATTCGATCACCGTGCCGATCCCGGCCGCATCGCGCGGGGTCGCCCTGCCACGGGTGGAAGGTGTCAATGATGGCGCGCGGCCGCTGGTGGTGATCGACGCCGGACATGGCGGCCATGATCCAGGCGCGATCAACAAGGAAAATGGCAGGCGCGAGAAGGATGTGACGCTGGCCATCGCGCAGGCGATCCGCGACCAGCTCGTGAAATCGGGTCGCGTGCGCGTGGCCCTGACCCGCAACGACGACCGGTTCCTGATATTGGAGGAACGCTACGGCATCGCACGCAAGCTGGGGGCAGACCTATTCATCTCCATTCACGCAGACGCCGCCGACAATGCCGAGGCGCATGGCGCAACCGTCTACACCTTGTCGGAAACAGCGTCGGACCGCGAGGCGGCGAGGCTGGCCGCGCGGGAGAACAGGGCGGACATCATCAACGGCGTGAACCTGGGCGGCCAGTCGGGCGACGTTTCCTCGATCCTGATCGACCTGACGCAGCGCGAATCGCTCAATGCCTCCGCCAGTTTCGCCAGACTGCTGCAACGCGAGGCATCGCCGCTCATGCCTTTTCGCAGCAGCTATCACCGCTTCGCGTCGTTGATCGTGCTCAAAGCGCCGGACATCCCGTCAGTGCTGTTCGAGACCGGCTATATCAGCAATGGCGATGACGCCGCCTTCCTCTCCTCGCGCGAGGGGCAGGATCGGATCGCCCGTGGCGTCGCCCGCGCGATCGAGGTGCATTTCGCCCGCCAACTCGCGACGCACGGCACTGCGGCGAGGAACTGA
- a CDS encoding alkylphosphonate utilization protein: MSNDDYVYDETSGEWISPAEAAAKPDLTGRVEVRDSVGNLLADGDQVTLIKDLTVKGAGQTLKRGTLIKSIRLTGDAQEIDCRYDGIKGLVLRAEFVRKR; this comes from the coding sequence ATGAGCAACGACGATTATGTCTATGACGAAACCAGTGGCGAATGGATCAGCCCCGCTGAAGCCGCCGCGAAACCTGACCTGACCGGTCGGGTTGAAGTACGGGATTCGGTCGGCAACCTGCTGGCCGATGGCGACCAGGTGACGCTGATAAAGGATTTGACGGTCAAGGGCGCAGGCCAGACGCTGAAGCGCGGCACGCTCATCAAATCGATCCGCCTGACCGGCGATGCGCAGGAAATCGACTGCCGATATGATGGTATTAAGGGCTTGGTTCTGCGCGCGGAGTTCGTGCGCAAACGATAG